Proteins from a genomic interval of Equus quagga isolate Etosha38 chromosome 13, UCLA_HA_Equagga_1.0, whole genome shotgun sequence:
- the NHLH1 gene encoding helix-loop-helix protein 1, translating to MMLNSDSMELELPPTHSETESGFSDCGGGAGPDGAGSEGPGGGPARGLEPGEPGRKDLQHLSREERRRRRRATAKYRTAHATRERIRVEAFNLAFAELRKLLPTLPPDKKLSKIEILRLAICYISYLNHVLDV from the coding sequence ATGATGCTCAACTCAGACAGCATGGAGCTGGAGCTGCCTCCCACCCACTCGGAGACCGAGTCAGGATTCAGCGActgtgggggcggggcgggccctGACGGGGCTGGGTCTGAGGGGCCAGGCGGGGGCCCCGCCCGGGGCTTGGAGCCCGGAGAGCCTGGCCGGAAGGACCTGCAGCACCTGAGCCGGGAGGAGCGGCGGCGCCGGCGCCGGGCCACGGCCAAGTACCGCACGGCCCACGCCACGCGGGAGCGGATCCGCGTGGAAGCCTTCAACTTGGCCTTCGCCGAGCTGCGCAAGCTGCTGCCCACGCTGCCCCCGGACAAGAAGCTCTCCAAGATTGAGATCCTGCGCCTCGCCATCTGCTACATTTCCTACCTGAACCACGTGCTGGACGTCTGA